TGGTATTGGTAGGAATGACGTGACAAGAAGGTGAGACAAGTGGAGAAAGCGGGATCATTGTATCTCGCCTCGGACGCATTCTTCACATACGAACTTAGAGCTAAGTCTCTTCCAGTTGCAGACCTAAAGTTCGTCCAGGAAATCTCCAGTAGACTTCCACCACAAGTTCAGAAAGCTCTGAATCCTGTTCTTGAACAGATTAGTGTCAACTGGGTTGCAAACTGGGTCAAGGAACTTGGCATAACCTATGGTTCAGAACATGGGTGGGGGTTAAGATGAGGAGGGAGTGCCTTCTTTCCATTTCCTCATTTCTTGTATCAACGGCAGTACTTGGAATCTTTTTCTTCAATCTGCCTCTAGAACTCAAGGGTAAAGTGTTTCTAACTCTGGCGCCACTGCTCCTTGCCCTTCTGGGCTTAATTGGCTGGTGGAGTGTTCCCTTATGGCTGGCATTCGTTTTTGTTATATGGGGTCCAATGATACTGCTCCCCAAAATGTATCCTCTTTACCTGAAGTTAGTGACATTCGCTGCTGTCTTTGCCCTCATGGCGAGTGGCTATAAAAACGCAAGGGAATGCTTGCTGATACTTATAGAGCACCAGAAAAAGAAGGAGAATGTTAATGGGAGGCTGAATAAGAAGTTGCGCATGGGATCTTAAGTTGGATATGGACAAAAAAGGGAAACCTGCTAACCGGGAGAGGGGTTAAACATGTCGGGGAAAGTAATTCCTAAAAGGCTTTGGAGATCTCTCCTTTTGTTCTTCCTTCTTCAACTGGGAACTGCGTTGGTTCTTTTTCGCGAAGGTGTAGCCTCATCCAAAGTTTTGGGTCTTCTTGTATCCCCACTAGTTCTCATTCTGTTTTTCCTGGCTTACTCCGTAGATGATCCGAAATTCGCAGGATTCTTCTTTTACTGGCTGGGTTTTTTAATAGCCGCTAGTGTTCATACTCCAGTAATCGTTAGGGTGATTATTTTCATACTCTTGCCACTTTCCTGGCTTTTGGTCTACTTGGATCTCCGGGGTGTCAGCTGGATGTCTCTTTCCGAGGAAATTTACAGCAATCATAGGGTGGGATATATTCTTCTCTTGGGAATGATCTTTGCTGGGGTAATATGGACGAATTATCGGCTGCTCCGTCTCTCGGGCACCTCCTGGCTGTCAATATCCATAATTTCTCTGGGTGGGGGAGTATTCGTGGCTCTCTACTTGTTAGCACTGAAAACGAAAAACAGGAGCACCAAAATAGTGATCATTAAACTCACACCCTGGATCTACATATTCCCATATGTCAAGCTAACTTATGGCGTAGTCGCTCCTTGGAGAGGTCTCTTACTGCCGATAATCAGTGCTGTTCTGTGGATGTTATTAATGGGGCTTTTACTGCAGCCAACTCTAAACAGTTCCGAGCATGGTGGTGGTCACATTGTCTTTCAAAGTCATGGCTGAAGAGAAGCGTAAAAATGATAATAATATGATAATAGGGGGGTTGAGAAAATGAGCGCTCTAGCTTACTTTTCTTTAATTTTGCTGTTCCTGCTTTTGGCAATCTCGATAAAAGCCAGAGAATTAAGGCCGTTAGTTTCCTTTATTACTGCGGGACTCGTAATGTACGTTGGACTAAAATCCAATTCAAGGGACGTACTGCTCGTTTCAGTGGCAAATCTCAATTTATTCCTTGGAGCATCCCTGCTCAATGTTCACAGGAATATCTTTGGGTTATCGGATGCAAACATTAAAAATAGGGGAGCCCTCATCTCGATTCCGTATCTTTTTGTAATGATTACAATTTCTTTTTCCAAGTGTTCCATCTGCTATTTGTCGATCCTCTTGTGGGTAGTCCTTTGGTATTATTTCAAAAACAAATGTAAGAACCTGAATCGGATGTGCATTATGCTACTATACCTCCCCATAGTGATTCTCGCTGTAGTATATAAGACGCCTCTGGCCTTGAGCTACGCCATAATTACGCACTGGTTCCAGGGAGAAATAGAGGCCATCAATGAAAAGAATATGAAAATGCATTCGGACGATGAAGGTTCAGTTAGTGGAGCTCTGAATAGCATTCCTTGGGATACACGGGGCTGGAAACGATGACTGATTAACAGGTGGTTGAAATGATGGATGTATGCAGCCCGTTATTCCTTTTCCTCTTTACCTACTTTGACGTAGTCTTATTGCTAAAGTTCACTGGGATGCAGCCATTAGCAGAGGATCTTGAAGATAGGCTTCCAGAGTTAAGCCTGTATGTTTTAATATTCCCCTATTTGTTGCTGTCTGCATATATTGGAATTTTAGAATCTCTTGCCTGGAGAAACGCTCTTTTAGCAGGAGCTACGTTGATAGCCGTTGCTTTTATTACTTTGGTCTTAGATGTGCGGATCAAAAATAAGCCGGAGTTCTTCAAAAAGCTCTCTTTCCAGCTTAATACTTGGTTAATTGCCTTGAATGCAGTTATCCTAGGTGTTGTTTCAACATCAGTTTGCGGTGGAGGTGAAAGCATCGCATTAGTAGCATTACCCCTTGGGGGTTACGTGTTGCTTAGCTGGAAGTATTCGAACGTTGTAAATAAAATGAAAGCGATGAAGACCTAACCCACAGGGAGGTTGATGTGTCTCTTGGAGCAAAAGAAAGTACGAAAGGGGTGGGTGCTATGGTGGAAGAGCTGAAAAAGAGATGGCTTCTGCTGTTTGCAGTCTCTTTTTCCATTTTTGGTCCGAGCGTAATGGTTATTGGGGACTATTTGCTATCCCATAGGGAAGCAATCATAGTGGTCCCACTCTGGTTCGTATGGATTTATTACTTGGTTCCGGCAGGTTCAATAGTTTACGACGTTTGGAGTCTCTTGATAGCCGGAAGAAAGCCATGGGTGAAAGTGGCACTTAACTACAGAGGGGGCACTTTCCTGATATTCATCGTGATCTTAGGCGCTGCATGGATATTCACCCATAACTGGGCCATTGCACTGCCACTCATAGTCTCCACTATCCTCTATGGTTTTAGCATTGCCAAGAGTGCGTATTTAGAGGTAATCTATCCAATTTCCATCGGGATCAGCGTTTTAATAGAATTCCAAAGTCAACCAGAATTACTTTTTGCTGGAGAGGGGCTGTTATTGATATATTTCCTCGCACTAAGGCATATTCGGGAGATGATGGAACAGAAGGAAAACAGACTATGAAAATGCCTGAGATCCATGTCCTCTTTCCATTTTAGCAGAGCTACCACTTCAGAAACCGATGCACGATAGTTATAGGATCGGTGGAAAAACCCCGTGACTATCCTCTGGTTATTATACATCGTCATTAGATAGATTTTTATACTTCATGTGGATATGCAATTAGATCATCACGATGGACGAGAGGATAAAAAATTTAGGGGATTAAAATGATGGGAGCCAGGAAGATACCTGGAAGCATCATGGTTGTAACAGGCCTTGCATCTCTTGTTTATTTGTTCATTACAGGCGATAATTATTCGATGAAGGCGTACCCCATACTTCAACTCAACCTGTACTATTCCTTGCTGGTTCTTGTGAGCGTATGGATTGATAAAGACCTCGAAGAGGAGAAGTTCAGGTTCGAGGCGGGATTATTTCTCCCAATCTGGCTTTCAATTGCAGCGTTGATTACGGCTTTTGAATCTCTCGGCCGCATTACTGGAATCCTGTGGCTCCTGTGGATATTCCTGCCGTTAGTCTATCCAGATAAAGTGTTAAGACTCATCAGTTATCTAGCCCATGAGTTTAAGCTGGAGGAGGATCCTAAGAGGTCTGTGTTATTGATGATAGCAGTTCCACTTTCGCTGGTCTTCTATTATCGGATAATCTACGGACTTCAAGCGCTCGCCCTATTGGCTCTCTACATCCTAAACTTTGTCCCGGAGTTCAGGCTCAAAAATCCGGGTGAAGCACGATAAATGTGGTGTAGTTGGGTGATCTGAATGGAAAGGAATAATTCAAAGATTCTGGCAATGGGAATGCTCTCGTGGTGCTTTTTCACCTTTGTTATCATGTTGTTTTATCCTCGGGACATGGCACTGGCAATTGAAGTGTCTTCAGCCTTAGTTGACCTCGTATTGGTTACAGCGGCTTTGATAATATTCAGAAGGTCTATCGGAATGGAGTACCTGCTGCTATATTCCCTGGTACCATCCATGGGAATCTACTTGATGGCCCTTAGGAGCAGTGGTATGGCAGTGAGAGCATTATATCTTGTATTCCTCCTCTACTGGTTGATGGCCGGGGGAATTCTATGGAGCTTCCAAGAAAATGGGGATGCAGAGTACTACAGGGTTCTTATGTACTTTCTTGTTATCCTGCTGGTGGCAATACTCACAAAAAATGGGGAGTTCCTAGCATTGGGGATTATAGGCCTTCCTCTGATGGTGCTGCCGTCCCGTAGGCATATAGTATATGAAGTCGTCGGTTTTAATGCCCTTTCCGCGGTTGCAGGCATTATTTCAGTTTTGGAACTTAGTCCTATTACAGCTTCCAATCCTCCACTATCCACCCCAAAACCCCCACTGGGTATTTTGTTAATCCTGCTCCAGCAGGTGATATACTCTGCAATTGGGCTTTACCTGTTTGAGAAAATCGATAGCACACGGCATGGATTGAGGCATGCTCCCTGATACCAAGGGAATTTAGTGAATAGGGCGATACAATGTGCCCTTATTACAAACACAAAACCGGTATGGGGAAAATTAGGAAGCCCACGAACTGAAGAGAAAAATATGAGAATAGAACGCATCTTGAGGGATGATAATGATAAGTCAAGTTCGAAGAGTGCATAGGAGGGTGTCCTGGACATTGGACAGCCTTTCCATTCCAAAATTTTTACTTTTAAACATTCTGCTCACGGGACTTTTGCTGCTTCCCCCGTCCAAGTTCACGCTACTTGGGTATATTGGGGAGATAATAAAGCTCGGGGTAGCATATGGGTGGTTTGTATTCTTAATGGCCCTCCTCTCCCTTCTTGTAGACGTTCCCAACAAGCTGGATGTATCGACATCTGACTGGATTTCCTCTATCGTGGCTTTTGGTTTTATAACGTCCGTCATCTTGTGGGCGCGTCAGTGGCCCGTGATTTTAAAAGTGCTCGTTTTGGTGATAGTCACGTACCTCTGGAGCCACCTAACTATTAGAGTCCTGAAATCCCTTCAAGGAAAAGATCGCTGAAAAAGGATGCTGATGGGAGTAGTGATTCCAAAATAAGGGTAGAGGTAGAGCCTGGAGAGTGCTCTTTTCTCCCTTTGTTTTATTTGGGGTGTCTGTACTGACCGGACTGATCTTACTTGCAACTGACTTATACAGTAAAATTATTAAATGAGAACCAGTTAACTCTACCCACGATATCCAGTTTCAAACTGATAATGGATACAGAGGAGAAAGGGATGGTAATGAGGGAAGCCATTGGAGAGCACTCAAAAAGGTGGGCTGTCATTGTTTTCTTTAGTTTAATAGTGGGAGAGGGAATCGTATACGGATTCGAGGCAGCTGAGTCTATAGTGCTGGCTCTCGCCGGCATGCTGTTGAACCTTCTTTTGTATTCTGCCCTTCACCGTTTAGAAGGAAAAGTCTACAACAGAGCTTACCTAAGGCTAGGGTTTGATATCCTCTACGAGTTTTTATCCGGTAAACGCGGGGCAGTAAGGCAATTCTGGGACATCTGGGTGGTGTTTGCACTGCCATTTGCGTTATCTAAGAGGTATGTTTCACCAACCCATTTTTGGGCTTTCACTCTCCCAACTACCCTCACAGGGGCATTGTTAACTAGGCATATGTTAAACTGGAAAGGGGAGATGTAAAAAGGTGGAGAGCATGAAAAGCACACCAGGAACGGAGTTGAAAAACAGAGGTCGAGAGGTTTCCCTTTTTATACAGCTCAGGCATAACTCAGTCTTAATGTTCCTTGGAATGTTGTCCCTCGTAGGATATTACGCGATAACAATTGAGTTTTACGAGAGCAAAGAGAGTGATGCCTGATGAAATACCGTTCCTTAAAGTGTATTAGAAATACTTTGATCCTTTTATCATTAGCTCTTTCCATTGTTCCAATATGCAGGGGATTCAGGAATAACGATAAAACTCTAGCTGGTTTGGGATTGTTTGCCCTCTCCTTTTGGCTTGCTTGGTATGATCCAATAACGAAGGATATTTCAAAAAAGACTAACAGCATTCCAAAAACTCCTGGAGAGGTTTCAACAGATCTCATAACAACCGCGCTACTCGTCCTTGTTATACTCTATGCATTCCTTCTTAGTCCTTCTGGAAAAATATTTTTGGTCGGGTTAATTACTCTTGCTCTTTTGATAATACCGCTGAGTCATTTTTATGCAAAAATCTCTAGGCTGATGGATAGGCTCTCCAAAAAGTGTCAATATCTCCTACCCGGGATATTTACATTGACTGGAATAATAGCTCTTTTAATCTTCAGAAATCCCGGTGGAATGGCAACACTACTGGGTTTCTTGGCCTCTGCACTGATGATCTTAGAGTTTGAAAGGTACTCTCTCCAGATCAATGGATCAGATAAAAACCCAGTTACCAAAAGGTGGTGAGTATGAAGTCAACATCCGAATTGCCAATCTTGGGCGGTCTGCTCCTTTCATTTCCTTTGCTGGTGGTTATAGGTAGAGCCGATTTTCTATTTTCACTACCGAGGAATGACGTGGCTGGAATTGCAGCAGGGGCAGTATTTTCCCTGTTCGCTCTCCCGTTCTTTCTTCTCGGTTATTACCTCACAAAGAACCAGATAACCTCAAAGTACTGGTTCATCTTGATATGGGCGTCGTTTGGATTTTACCCCTTTATTTGGACGTCAAAGCTCCTATACTCCGTGCTGATATCGGTTTTAATGTTTTTGGGGCTAACACCTCCCGCAAGAACTCCCCAAGCAGAGGCATGGTACAGAAAACACAGAAACACTTTCGACTGGGTAATAGTCATTTTTTCCATCATCTCCCTCTTAGGTAGTGTTTCCCAGGCCAATTTACTCGTTGCTGGCCTTTTGCTGATAATCACCACGAGCTACTTCCTCCGGGACAAAATTCCACTCCTGTACTTAGTTTCATACACCACAGTCTGGACACTCGCGAACGTGAACGCTGATATAATCTCCACGCGGGAGGCAATATCCCTGCCCCTTGGGATAATATTCGGCATAGCGGTCTTCGTTATGGTCCACAGGGTTCATCAGACGCTAACAGAACTAGAAAGTTCCAAGGCGACATGATGGGGAGTAAAAGATGTTTCGGCAGACTATAGTCAGATCGAGTTTGTCCTAATTTATTTTACCTTTGCCACTATTGAAAACTCCAGGTGTTGCAAGCAGGAAAAGAGCACACGGGGTGTATAAACTCCAATTAAAAAATGCTAAAAAAGAGAGTTTAACTCATCTCCAGCATCCGCTCTATCGCCTTTCTCGCCTTCTCCGCTGTTTCCTTCGGCACTTCCACCCTGTATTTCATGTCCCTGAGCGACTCGTAGACGTGCTGGAGCGTTATTGCCTTCATCCCGATACAGGTTGCGTCCTCCCGCGCGGGGTGGAACTTTATGTTAGGATAAAGCTTCTGGAGGCGGTAAACCATCTCCCTCTCAGTGAAGACCACCCACTCGTTCCACTCTGGGGCTCTCTTAATCATACCGCCAGTTGAGACGATAATGTCGGCCTGCTCCTGAACCTCTGGCTCGCACTCCGGGTGAACCATGAGCTTGGCGTTCGGGTAGAGCTTACGCGCGCGCTCAACGTCCTCCAGCGTGAACTTTCTGTGAACATAGCAGTGGCCGTTCGGTGGAACCGGGATTATCTTCTTTCCGGTCATTTTGGCGACGTAGTGGCCGAGGTTCTTGTCCGGACCGAATATCACCACGTCGGAGTCGAGCTTGGAGACGACTTTCGCGGCGTTGGCCGAGGTAACGGTCACGTCCGCGAGGGCCTTAGTCTCGGCCGTGCTGTTGACGTAGAGAACGACCGGGGCGTCGGGGTACTCCTTCTTTGCCTCAAGGATGTGCTTTACGGTGAGCATGTTGGCCATCGCGCAGGTTGCCCCTCTCGCGGGTATGAGGACTGTTTTCTCCGGGTTTAGAATCTTCGCGGTCTCGGCCATGAAGTCAACGCCCGCGAAGACTATCACGTCGGCGTCGACGTTGACCGCTTTCCTCGCGAGCTCGAGGCTGTCGCCGAGGAAGTCGGCTATGTCCTGAACTTCGGGCAGCTGGTAGTTGTGAGCCATGATTATGGCATTTCTCTCTTTCTTCAAGCGGGTTATCTCCTCGATGAGCTTTTCCTTCTCCATTTTCCCACCTCTATATGTGGGGCATGGAAAAGAACGTTAAAAGGGTTTTTGGACACATTTGATTAAGGGGACAGCAAGTTGGCGATTTCCTCCTCGCTAACTTCCCTAACGAGGAGGCTTCGTACTCCAAGTAATCTTGCGTGATGAACCATTTTCTCGTCGTCCGTTATCAACAGGGCGTCCCTCACCATAGCCAGGGCCATAAAATAACAGCCAAAGCCGGCCGCACCGGTTTTGGATGCGACTTCAATTGCATCTTCGAAAAACTCTTCTTCTGGGAGAACTTCATAAGAGATGGAAAGGGACTCAAGAACCTGCGGAATCACCCTCTCGTGACAGTTTCTCTTCGTTTCTCTTCAAGACGCTGGCAACTTCGACGAGCCCGGCTTTGGGCAAAGCTACGTCGTGAGAATCGCACAGGTGTATTATCAGCTTCGATTTTCTATGGGTCTCGCTCTCCCTTTCAAAAATCTCCTTTGGAAGGCTCTTTCGCGGTTTCAGCAGGGCCTTTGCTATAACGCTCGTATCAAGAACCACTCTCATGATCCCCTCTCCGGATGGCGTTGATGCTCTCATCAACATCCTCACGCGCTTCCAGCTCAAGCTCGTCCACAAGGGGTCTGAAAACCTTCTTTCCTCTATGTAGAGCACGAGCTTCTTTGAGGGCAGCGAGAGGGGTTTTAGAGGTTTTATAACTCTCCCCTCATAAATTGCTTCTATAACCTTGGCATTGACTCCACCCACAGCATTATCAAATGAGGGCCTATCTAACGTTATAGCCTGCACTTCCAGTCGAAGAAGCTCGACCTCTCAAACTCCTTCTGCATAGCTGGAAAGTCCTCGCGGTAATGCGAACCCCTGCTCTCCTCCCTCTCCAGCGCGCACTCCAGAACGCCCCTGGCCAGGAGTTTGAGCCTTGGGTCCGCCTCAATACCCTTCACCTTCTTTAGGCCCTCCTTGAGCACCCTTGCGTTCCTGACTATGCCGGCATGCTCCCACAGGATTTCCCGGAGGGATTCAACGTCCCCTGTCTCGTACCCATGATAGGACGGCTCCTTTACCGCCCTAGCCTTTGGCCCCTCCCGTCCTACAGTCCTGGCCACTTCAAGACCAGAGACAACGCACTCAAGGAGCGAGTTGCTGGCGAGCCTGTTGGCCCCATGGAAGCCGTTGCTCGCGGCCTCACCTATCGCGTAGAGGTTCTTAATCCCTGTTCTATACCAGAGGTCAACTGAAATGCCTCCAACGGAGTAGTGGGCTATCGGTGCGACTGGAATCAAATCCTTTGAGGGATCTATTCTCTCCCTGACTAGGAAGGCGTAAATCTGCGGGAACCTCTTTTTGAAGTTCTCTATTCCAGTCGCATCGAGGAAAACGCGCTTTCCTTCCTGCATTTTCCTGTAAATTGCCCTAGCCACGATGTCCCTTGTGGAGAGCTCATTGACGAAGCGCTCTCCTTTCTCTGTTATGAGCTTCGCCCCGGCACCCCTCACGGCCTCGCTGATGAGCTTAACGCCCTCCTTCCCGATGAACCCCGTCGGGTGGAACTGGACGAACTCAAGGTCCCTAGCAAAAGCGCCCTTCATCACGGCGTCTCCAATGAGGGTTCCGAGGTTTGTAGGAGAGCCTGCGGTGTATTTGAAGAGACCAGTGAAGCCGCCGGAAGCGATAATCGTCGCGTCGAACTTCAGGAACTCTCCATTGACAAAAACGCCATAGGCCTTTCCGTGCTTAACCGCGAGCTCTTCGGCTTTTCCTTTAATGAAATTAACTCCCCTCTCCTTTGCGTGGAGGTAGAGTATCTTAGTGAGGTGCTTCCCGGTCTCGTTCTTTATCGTGAAGACCCTCGGGAAGGAGTGGCCCCCTTCAGTCTCGTTTGTCTCGAATTTAAGACCGAGTGAAATCAGAAAGTCATAGGCCTCGCTAGCCTTCGATATCACGTTCCAGACAATCTCTTCGTCGTTGAGGTACTTGCCGGCTTTTAGAGTGTCAACCACATGGACCTTGGGGGAATCGCCTTCCAGAATGGGAAGGGCAATTCCAGCCTGCGCAAGATAGGAGTTGGTGCTCTTTATCCCAGTATGGATGATGGTAACTTCGTGACCGCGCTCCGCCAGTGACAGCGCGGCCGTCAGTCCAGCAATGCCGCCACCGATGATTCCGACTGAGCTCATATGTCTCACCTGGTTTGAGTTTGGTTACTGGCTTAAAAACATCTTGGATGAGATGGAAATCAAACCCTCAAGCCGGAACTCAGAGAGTTTACAAACGTAAAGCTTTTAAACAAATGCATACATCCGGACATGGTGATTCCATACAGAGAAAAATCCTGATAGCACTCTCCTATGCTGCCCCAATACTTGCCGTCCTCACACTCCTCCTCATCGTGTGACAGAGTGACAAAGACTTTGGCTAAAAACTAAATATCATACAAACTTTTCCCTTTCTTCTTCCCTAACTTTGCCACATCTCCAGTTTCCCTCCCGAAAAAGTCAAATACTCCAAAGCTCATTTTGGTGCGGTGATGTCCATGATGAGTGAAGGCGAAATCGCAAGGAAGGCCCCCAGAAAGCTTGAAAGGGGGGAGGGAGAAACCGTTCGTTAGGGAGAGCTCGGAGGAGCTTTTGTTCGATGTGCTAAAGGAGGGTCTTTTCTGGGCCGCACTCGGCCGTCCGTCTGAGGTCATGCCGTTTTTGAGGGGCAAGCTTTTGGGCAACGGTTTCAGCCCGAAGGCGAAGGAAGAACTCCAGTGGCTGCTCGACCAGCTTGAGAGGTACTACGACCACGTCTCCAGGGCCGGAGTCGTCGAGGAGAAGCACCTGAGGGCAGTGAAATCTTTCTACCGCGACATAGTCGTTGTTCTGTCGATGGGGAGGGCTTAGCTTTTTAACCCCTCTCTCCAACTCTCTCCGGGATGATGAGGGAAGTTTCGTCCGAGCGGTGAGGAAACTCGCATGGGCTGACCACCCTCAACTCTTTTAAGAGCCCCCTCCGTTCCAAATCCGGGGAAGAAAATGGGCGAAAAAGAGGAGAGGCTTTCAAAGTTCATCTCCAGCCTGAAGATTCTAATCGAGATGGAGAGAAAGGCCGAGGTAGAGGCCATGAAGCTTGAGATGAGGCGCCTCAGTGGTAGGGAGAGAGAAAAAGTCGGGAGGGCTGTTC
The sequence above is a segment of the Thermococcus sp. Bubb.Bath genome. Coding sequences within it:
- the nadA gene encoding quinolinate synthase NadA codes for the protein MEKEKLIEEITRLKKERNAIIMAHNYQLPEVQDIADFLGDSLELARKAVNVDADVIVFAGVDFMAETAKILNPEKTVLIPARGATCAMANMLTVKHILEAKKEYPDAPVVLYVNSTAETKALADVTVTSANAAKVVSKLDSDVVIFGPDKNLGHYVAKMTGKKIIPVPPNGHCYVHRKFTLEDVERARKLYPNAKLMVHPECEPEVQEQADIIVSTGGMIKRAPEWNEWVVFTEREMVYRLQKLYPNIKFHPAREDATCIGMKAITLQHVYESLRDMKYRVEVPKETAEKARKAIERMLEMS
- a CDS encoding type II toxin-antitoxin system VapC family toxin, which produces MIPQVLESLSISYEVLPEEEFFEDAIEVASKTGAAGFGCYFMALAMVRDALLITDDEKMVHHARLLGVRSLLVREVSEEEIANLLSP
- a CDS encoding antitoxin family protein; the protein is MQAITLDRPSFDNAVGGVNAKVIEAIYEGRVIKPLKPLSLPSKKLVLYIEERRFSDPLWTSLSWKRVRMLMRASTPSGEGIMRVVLDTSVIAKALLKPRKSLPKEIFERESETHRKSKLIIHLCDSHDVALPKAGLVEVASVLKRNEEKLSREGDSAGS
- a CDS encoding L-aspartate oxidase, with amino-acid sequence MSSVGIIGGGIAGLTAALSLAERGHEVTIIHTGIKSTNSYLAQAGIALPILEGDSPKVHVVDTLKAGKYLNDEEIVWNVISKASEAYDFLISLGLKFETNETEGGHSFPRVFTIKNETGKHLTKILYLHAKERGVNFIKGKAEELAVKHGKAYGVFVNGEFLKFDATIIASGGFTGLFKYTAGSPTNLGTLIGDAVMKGAFARDLEFVQFHPTGFIGKEGVKLISEAVRGAGAKLITEKGERFVNELSTRDIVARAIYRKMQEGKRVFLDATGIENFKKRFPQIYAFLVRERIDPSKDLIPVAPIAHYSVGGISVDLWYRTGIKNLYAIGEAASNGFHGANRLASNSLLECVVSGLEVARTVGREGPKARAVKEPSYHGYETGDVESLREILWEHAGIVRNARVLKEGLKKVKGIEADPRLKLLARGVLECALEREESRGSHYREDFPAMQKEFERSSFFDWKCRL